From a single Nicotiana tomentosiformis chromosome 2, ASM39032v3, whole genome shotgun sequence genomic region:
- the LOC104120272 gene encoding BTB/POZ domain-containing protein At5g66560 codes for MAPSDHPTSKGQAWFCTTGLPSDIIIEVDDMTFHLHKFPLMSKSRKLHEMITEQETNIVISTRIQKPAERDNDAGDDDEEIEEAAEEIDEDQQCCISFPDFPGGSETLETAAKFCYGVKIELSATNVAPLRCAGEYLEMTEEYSEDNLISKTERFLSQTVLKSIKDSIKTLNSCKNILPLAETLGIVQRCIDAVAVRASVADPSLFGWPVNDAVEANARRKVATRTGGMDSWFEELGHLSLPLFKRLISAMKGRDLSSEVIESCLMYYAKKYIPGISRSSRKALSSSIPSENEQRELLDTIITNLPAEKSSNASTATRILFGLLRTANILNASEGSRAALERKIGSQLEQATLDDLLIPSYSYLNETLYDVACVERILGYFLNGLEERLTASIQGEEENSVRSAALMLVGKLIDGYLSEIASDNNLSPEKFCELAVALPDQARLFDDGLYRAVDVYLKTHPWISEAEREIICGVMDCQKLTLEACTHAAQNERLPLRAVVQVLFFEQLQLRQAIAGTLMVADVAPGDIPRLSILDGGEGDRESGEEEETTGVVGVARAQEGSSTWRNAVRENQVLRLDMDSMRTRVQELERECSTMKKTIQKIDKVGKPGGGEKGGGGWRSKLGCKFKTQVCDSHEPTVVEGRKGRTHRHHRQ; via the exons ATGGCGCCGTCTGACCACCCCACTTCCAAAGGCCAAGCATG GTTTTGTACTACAGGATTACCAAGTGATATCATCATTGAAGTTGATGATATGACCTTCCATCTTCACAAG TTTCCTCTGATGTCAAAAAGTAGAAAGCTTCATGAGATGATAACAGAGCAAGAGACAAATATTGTAATAAGCACTAGAATACAAAAACCTGCTGAACGAGACAACGATGCAGGTGATGATGACGAAGAGATTGAAGAAGCCGCAGAGGAGATTGATGAGGACCAGCAATGTTGTATTTCATTCCCTGATTTTCCGGGCGGTTCAGAGACACTCGAGACGGCTGCCAAGTTCTGCTACGGTGTGAAAATCGAGCTGTCTGCAACGAATGTTGCTCCACTGCGCTGTGCGGGTGAGTACTTAGAGATGACTGAAGAGTACTCCGAAGATAACCTCATTTCCAAGACGGAGAGGTTTCTTTCACAAACTGTGCTCAAGAGCATTAAGGACTCCATCAAAACACTTAATTCTTGTAAGAATATCTTGCCGTTAGCAGAAACACTCGGCATTGTTCAGAGATGCATTGACGCTGTTGCTGTTAGAGCATCCGTTGCTGATCCGTCTCTCTTTGGCTGGCCGGTGAACGATGCCGTTGAAGCAAATGCTCGCCGTAAAGTTGCCACTAGAACCGGTGGTATGGATTCGTGGTTCGAAGAGCTAGGTCACTTGAGTTTGCCTCTGTTCAAGCGTCTGATATCTGCCATGAAAGGTAGAGATTTGAGTTCAGAGGTTATCGAGAGCTGTTTAATGTATTATGCCAAGAAGTACATTCCAGGAATTTCACGTTCGAGTAGGAAGGCATTGTCTTCTTCAATACCTTCAGAGAATGAACAGAGAGAACTTCTGGATACAATAATTACAAATCTTCCTGCAGAGAAAAGCTCAAATGCCTCAACAGCTACAAGGATTCTCTTCGGATTATTGAGAACAGCAAATATACTGAATGCTTCGGAAGGTTCTCGAGCTGCACTGGAGAGAAAAATCGGATCTCAACTGGAACAAGCCACATTGGACGATCTACTCATTCCGAGCTATTCTTATCTGAATGAAACGTTATATGATGTTGCTTGTGTGGAGAGAATATTAGGATATTTTTTGAACGGATTGGAGGAGAGATTGACGGCTAGTATTCAAGGCGAAGAAGAGAACAGTGTCAGATCCGCGGCGTTAATGTTAGTCGGAAAGTTAATCGACGGTTACTTATCGGAAATCGCTTCGGACAATAATTTGTCGCCGGAAAAATTCTGTGAATTAGCTGTTGCATTGCCGGACCAAGCTCGACTCTTTGATGACGGCCTTTACAGAGCCGTCGATGTGTATCTCAAG ACGCATCCATGGATATCGGAGGCGGAGAGGGAGATAATTTGCGGAGTAATGGATTGCCAGAAACTAACACTAGAAGCGTGTACACACGCAGCTCAGAATGAACGGCTTCCACTCAGAGCGGTAGTTCAGGTACTGTTCTTCGAGCAACTCCAACTCCGGCAAGCAATCGCCGGAACTCTTATGGTCGCCGACGTTGCTCCGGGAGACATCCCACGGCTATCGATTTTGGACGGCGGAGAAGGGGACAGAGAAAGTGGAGAGGAAGAGGAAACGACAGGAGTAGTTGGGGTGGCACGTGCACAGGAAGGGAGTAGCACGTGGAGGAACGCAGTGAGGGAGAATCAGGTGCTACGCTTGGATATGGATAGCATGAGGACGCGAGTACAAGAACTGGAACGAGAATGCTCTACAATGAAGAAAACAATACAGAAGATAGACAAGGTAGGGAAACCCGGCGGCGGAGAAAAAGGAGGAGGAGGGTGGAGGAGCAAGTTAGGGTGTAAATTCAAGACGCAAGTGTGTGACTCACATGAGCCAACCGTTGTTGAGGGCAGGAAAGGACGGACCCATCGTCATCATCGTCAATAA